In Rhodococcus rhodochrous, a single genomic region encodes these proteins:
- a CDS encoding SDR family oxidoreductase: MSDANTTPRVALVTGGSGGIGRAVSERLAADGFAVAVHYGGNARRAGQIVDEIVAGGGRAITVVGDVADEVGMAEAFDSVEAEFGGLDVVVNTAGIMVLSPVASLDLADLDRMHRTNVRGAFVVSQLAANRLRRGGALINVSTSQTRLQHPTYAAYAASKAAVESLTLVLARELRGKDITVNAIAPGPTATPLFLDGKDEHTVERLAGLAPLERLGTPEDIAEVAAFLAGPGRWINGQVVFPNGGIA, from the coding sequence GTGTCCGACGCGAACACCACACCTCGGGTGGCCCTGGTCACCGGTGGATCCGGCGGTATCGGCCGCGCCGTGAGCGAACGTCTGGCAGCCGACGGGTTCGCGGTTGCCGTGCATTACGGCGGGAACGCCCGGCGAGCCGGGCAGATCGTGGACGAGATCGTCGCGGGCGGCGGGCGGGCGATCACCGTCGTGGGCGACGTCGCCGACGAAGTCGGGATGGCCGAGGCATTCGACTCGGTGGAGGCCGAGTTCGGAGGCCTCGACGTGGTGGTCAACACCGCCGGGATCATGGTGCTCTCCCCCGTCGCGAGCCTCGATCTGGCCGACCTCGACCGGATGCACCGAACCAATGTCCGCGGCGCCTTCGTCGTCTCCCAGCTCGCCGCCAACAGACTTCGCAGGGGCGGCGCCCTGATCAACGTGTCCACCAGCCAGACCCGGCTCCAGCACCCGACGTACGCTGCGTATGCCGCAAGCAAGGCCGCCGTCGAGAGCCTGACCCTCGTCCTTGCCCGCGAGTTGCGCGGCAAGGACATCACAGTGAACGCGATCGCGCCCGGCCCGACCGCGACACCGCTGTTCCTCGACGGCAAGGACGAACACACCGTCGAGCGCCTCGCCGGCCTGGCCCCGCTCGAACGCCTGGGCACGCCCGAGGACATCGCGGAGGTCGCGGCCTTCCTCGCCGGTCCGGGCCGCTGGATCAACGGTCAGGTCGTCTTCCCCAACGGCGGGATCGCTTGA